In the Sorghum bicolor cultivar BTx623 chromosome 4, Sorghum_bicolor_NCBIv3, whole genome shotgun sequence genome, GTCTCCCTCCCTAACCACCCCTTGTATATATATTGCATTTCGGTTCCTCTTGTGTGTAAATTGATTGTTTGAAGccctaaatgatttcaaatcagaacattgtcaactacaaagtttcataactttttgagatctacaattttcatttagagagtttctctatccgaggtcgtttataaaatttgaatttcagatttgagaaattcaaacgtagtttttgcataacaagatgatttcaaagcAAAAAAATTGTTAAATATAaagttcataactttttgatatttacaaagtttatttagtgagttttTTCCATctaggtcatttgaaaaattcggattttaaaatttttaaataaagaagcagttttgcatgacaagataaactcaaatgaaaaggttataaaatataaaatttcataaattctcaagatctacaaagtttaattTGATTATTTGTTCATCCGATATGGTGATTCTAACATATTtcacaaatcttatatatctctcttataATTTGATTATTTGTTCATCCGATATGTAAAATTTGtgaataaatttattttcactttgtcaaataaaaaaattaccaAAATAAacattgtagatcttgagaagttatacaactttgtctttttaatttgaatttgtttagggctttaaaatttgatttgatgtaattgaaaacttttttgatttgaattcgtttagggcttcaaattttgatttaaaattttctttgtcgagtgtttttTTTACACTCGGCACGGCAAAgaggcttctttgccgagtgcctaaaAATACATTCAGTAAATCATTTGACGCTTGGCAAAGAGTCGGATTCTAGTAAAGTGCAAGGTGATGGTGGCACACGGTAGAGAAGTTTGGCGTTTGGCTGCTTGTGATATTTGcaacttttatttatttatctttaaGCTCAAACGAAAAACGGCTGTAAACACGGATCCAAACCTCTATAACTTTGTGCTCGCTTCTGCACGCAGCATACATATATTAACTTGTTCCCAACGGAGACTAATAACTCATTAAtaatgacatatatatatatatatatatatatatatatatatatatatatatcattatgTGGAGATATAAATGTTGCTAATAGTTATTATAAATTTAGTCAGATTTATGAAAGCTTACCAAGAAGTACTATCTCACAGTGACACTCAAGATAGGGGGAGTACActagtacacttctaataagtACGTGGTACGGCAAAAATATAATCAGAACATACACACAAAACACTGAAATAAACCGCAAACCAAATTTAATTGGAAGCACCGGCATACGATTGATCACCGGCTCTTTACAACAAATTCACAGGAACGGAAGAGGCAGGAAAAATACAGATCGATAGCacggccatgcatgcatgcagagtCGTACCTCGTACGTGGAAAAGCAATCAAACCATGGATCATTCAAACCGAACCGAAAGGAAAACACGTCTCACATACGTTCGCCCACATATATGCATGCGTGCATGCAAGGGAGGCAACGCACGTCGTCGAGCACGTACGCAAGGGCAAGGCGTTGAGATCGATCGAGGCGCTCAGCACTTGAAGCCGGTGGGCACTGTCTTGCCACAGTAGTTGAGGATAAGACTGAGATCAATTGGCAGATTGAGGTTGATGCCGAGGATGTTGCCCTTGATGGCGGTGCAGAGGCAGACGGCGGCCTCCAGGTCGACGAGCCCCTCCAGCAGCGGGCAGCAAGGCTCCGCGGGCGGCACTGCCACCTTAGCCTTGATGAGGCCCAGCACGTTAGCGCACACGCCCAGCTTCAGCGCGTCCCTGGGGCACTTGCCGAACGACGACGGCGTGGGCGTCGGTGTCGACGGGGTCCAGGCGCTGGCTACGCCGAGCACAACCAGGTTCACGGCCAGGAACAGCACGAAAGCCTTGGACGCCATTGCTCGATCACAAGCCAGTTACCTCTCGAGATCACTCTATCTAATGTAGTTAGAGAGCTCTTAGCTAGGCTTGTTTGCGATGCTTTGATCGCGGTGTCAccaagggggtatttatagttgAGACCCGGGATTAAGAAATCAGTGCACTAGGGCACGGGATGGCGTTCATGTGAACCCCGGCCGGCCATCATATATGCTATGCATGTGAACCGGGTTAGGAAGAGTCCGAGATCTGGATTATTGCCCACCTCGTATAACTAGTGTTTTCCCTTATACGGTGTCGAATATTTTGTGCACGGCTTTCAGTTGGCTCC is a window encoding:
- the LOC8073946 gene encoding 14 kDa proline-rich protein DC2.15, translated to MASKAFVLFLAVNLVVLGVASAWTPSTPTPTPSSFGKCPRDALKLGVCANVLGLIKAKVAVPPAEPCCPLLEGLVDLEAAVCLCTAIKGNILGINLNLPIDLSLILNYCGKTVPTGFKC